One region of Pantanalinema sp. genomic DNA includes:
- a CDS encoding DNA-binding response regulator, giving the protein MEDDEDLRLTMRDWLALRGYAVSAAQDGLEALEIASQQAFDVVVTDLKMPRCDGLHLLSALKARDPIVQVIFLTGEASMGDAIEALREGRSFDFLQKPLHDFHQLDEVIERALAHRAQQQPRRELVAPALSPCVPPPVAEAIADEPALVMAFHFMEAHFRESIGLREVAAATGYSPSYLTNLMRLKTGKTVQQWILSHKMDEAQRLLTTSRWSAQRIATELGYTDPNYFHRQFRQAFGTSPQNWRTEGATPDHA; this is encoded by the coding sequence GTGGAGGACGACGAAGACCTGCGCCTGACGATGCGCGACTGGCTCGCCCTGAGGGGCTACGCGGTCTCGGCGGCCCAGGACGGGCTCGAGGCACTGGAGATCGCCTCTCAGCAAGCCTTCGACGTCGTGGTGACCGACCTCAAGATGCCCCGCTGCGACGGCCTGCACCTTCTCTCGGCCCTGAAGGCCCGGGACCCCATCGTCCAGGTCATCTTTCTGACCGGCGAGGCCTCCATGGGCGATGCGATCGAGGCCCTGCGCGAAGGGCGCAGCTTCGACTTCCTCCAGAAGCCCCTGCACGACTTTCATCAACTCGACGAGGTGATCGAGCGCGCGCTCGCGCATCGTGCCCAGCAACAGCCCCGGCGCGAGCTTGTCGCGCCGGCGTTGAGCCCTTGTGTGCCGCCTCCGGTGGCCGAGGCGATCGCGGACGAGCCGGCGCTGGTCATGGCCTTCCACTTCATGGAGGCCCACTTCCGCGAGAGCATCGGCCTGCGCGAGGTTGCAGCCGCCACCGGCTACTCCCCCTCGTACCTCACCAACCTCATGCGTCTCAAGACGGGCAAGACCGTTCAGCAATGGATCCTCAGCCACAAGATGGACGAGGCCCAGCGCCTACTGACCACCTCCCGCTGGTCGGCGCAGCGGATCGCCACCGAGCTGGGCTATACCGATCCGAACTACTTCCACCGCCAGTTCCGCCAGGCGTTCGGAACGTCGCCGCAGAACTGGCGAACCGAGGGCGCCACGCCGGATCACGCCTGA
- a CDS encoding ATP-binding protein, translated as MNALQPDGRLRTALRSIGVLPAALSFALACYAVLMLVAAIPWIDRPFPGFTVLRGEKIDLQLPDAWNGAKAGLRPMDRILDVDRMPPASSRALYDRVVAEPVGTPLTYRVERHTWDGREQILTRTVATQRFSLLDWCAIFLGNWVAAIAYLVVGVVVSILKPGSPVARAHLALCLSGSFHFLTLFDSSATHVWPSHVPSLVALGVFGACGLNLALLFPRQLEVPLPRARALILLSGVLVAAYGILFYPSAPHAQWSYLLPCAYAGLGGVALFVNTTWTLLSRGSSSLARAQARTLVWGALLAILPAVGLVVALLAGSNGVLLNLGAVSCAMLPLAIGVAIVRHGLFEIDLLLRPALTYALISLLLLTLYSSVLALLGALIGERSPFANIATTAIVALAFAPLRDQTKAWLDHTFFRTAYDAEAVRAEFTRCAQETLTIAELVQAFFRILDEALHLTYGAAFRQVPEAPFWRLEGALGALPGEAPSPLPFDFPDAETFRISLHDEVLGLFVLGPRRSGIPFSKGDRALITDLAHTLALRMGLFDALRKEQHQAHQIEALEASKAMQEQFLNLVSHELRTPVSVIMGALSCMRLEGRSADDPALETYFGRIYRNAEQLSLLISDLLNAGQLQTGHFALHRRPHAFRELVERAIEDLAPLVAQKRQRLENLVPDGWPDMEGDPQRLGQVIRNLLVNAINHTGPQTSIRVTAERTPAQIRCEVLDTGPGIPEEEQPKLFGRFVRLEQAGGRGVGLGLFIAKAIVEAHGGEIGVRSEPGRGSAFWFTLPLGMDRALAAAGDPASDKALK; from the coding sequence ATGAACGCTCTGCAACCGGACGGACGCCTTCGCACCGCATTGCGCAGCATCGGAGTCCTGCCCGCCGCTCTCTCTTTCGCCCTCGCTTGCTACGCCGTCCTCATGCTCGTGGCCGCCATCCCGTGGATCGATCGCCCTTTTCCCGGCTTCACGGTCCTCAGGGGGGAGAAGATCGACCTCCAGCTCCCCGATGCCTGGAACGGGGCCAAGGCCGGCCTGCGGCCCATGGACCGGATCCTCGACGTCGATCGGATGCCGCCGGCTTCCAGCCGGGCGCTCTACGACCGTGTCGTGGCCGAGCCCGTCGGGACCCCCCTGACCTATCGGGTCGAGCGCCACACCTGGGACGGCCGCGAGCAGATCCTCACCAGGACCGTCGCCACCCAGCGCTTCAGCCTGCTGGACTGGTGCGCCATCTTCCTGGGCAACTGGGTGGCAGCGATCGCCTATCTCGTCGTGGGCGTCGTCGTCTCCATCCTGAAGCCAGGGAGTCCCGTGGCCCGCGCGCACCTGGCCCTCTGCCTCAGCGGCAGCTTCCACTTCCTGACCCTGTTCGACTCGAGCGCCACCCACGTCTGGCCCAGCCACGTGCCGAGCCTCGTCGCGCTCGGGGTGTTCGGCGCGTGCGGCTTGAACCTGGCCTTGCTGTTCCCGCGCCAGCTGGAGGTGCCGTTGCCCCGGGCCCGGGCGCTCATCCTGCTCTCGGGCGTCCTGGTGGCGGCCTACGGCATCCTGTTCTACCCCAGCGCGCCCCACGCGCAATGGAGCTACCTCTTGCCGTGCGCCTACGCGGGGCTGGGCGGCGTCGCCCTGTTCGTCAACACCACCTGGACGCTGCTGAGCCGCGGCAGCTCGAGCCTGGCGAGGGCGCAGGCCAGGACCCTGGTGTGGGGGGCGTTGCTCGCCATCCTACCCGCCGTGGGCCTTGTCGTCGCCCTGCTCGCGGGCAGCAACGGGGTGCTGTTGAACCTCGGCGCCGTGTCGTGCGCCATGCTGCCGCTTGCGATCGGGGTTGCGATCGTGCGCCACGGCCTGTTCGAGATCGATCTCCTGCTCAGGCCCGCCCTCACCTACGCGCTGATCAGCCTCTTGCTGCTCACGCTCTACTCCTCCGTGCTGGCCCTGCTCGGGGCCCTGATCGGCGAGCGATCGCCTTTCGCCAACATCGCGACCACCGCGATCGTCGCACTGGCCTTCGCCCCGCTGCGCGACCAGACCAAGGCCTGGCTCGACCACACCTTCTTCCGGACGGCCTACGACGCCGAGGCCGTCCGCGCGGAGTTCACGCGGTGCGCGCAGGAGACCCTGACCATCGCGGAGCTCGTGCAGGCGTTCTTCCGCATCCTGGACGAGGCCCTCCACCTCACGTACGGCGCCGCCTTCCGGCAGGTCCCCGAGGCCCCCTTCTGGCGCCTGGAAGGCGCTCTCGGGGCCCTGCCCGGCGAGGCGCCCTCCCCCTTGCCGTTCGACTTTCCCGATGCCGAGACCTTCAGGATCTCGCTCCACGACGAGGTGCTGGGCCTCTTCGTGCTCGGGCCCAGGCGCTCGGGGATCCCCTTCTCCAAGGGCGATCGCGCCCTCATCACCGACCTGGCCCACACCCTGGCCCTGCGGATGGGCCTCTTCGACGCCCTGCGCAAGGAGCAGCACCAGGCCCATCAGATCGAGGCGCTCGAGGCATCCAAGGCGATGCAGGAGCAGTTCCTCAACCTGGTGAGCCACGAGCTGAGGACGCCGGTCAGCGTCATCATGGGGGCGCTCAGCTGCATGAGGCTGGAAGGGCGCTCCGCGGACGATCCCGCTCTCGAGACCTACTTCGGCCGGATCTACCGCAACGCCGAACAGCTCTCCCTGCTGATCAGCGACCTCTTGAACGCGGGGCAGTTGCAAACCGGCCACTTCGCGCTCCACCGGCGCCCCCATGCTTTCCGGGAGCTGGTCGAGAGGGCGATCGAGGACCTCGCCCCGCTGGTCGCGCAGAAGCGCCAGCGCCTCGAGAATCTCGTGCCCGACGGCTGGCCCGACATGGAGGGCGATCCCCAGCGCCTCGGGCAGGTCATTCGCAACCTCCTCGTCAACGCCATCAATCACACGGGCCCGCAGACCTCCATCCGGGTCACGGCCGAGAGAACCCCGGCTCAGATCCGGTGCGAGGTGCTGGACACGGGCCCGGGCATCCCCGAGGAAGAGCAGCCGAAGCTCTTTGGGCGCTTCGTGCGGCTGGAACAGGCGGGAGGACGCGGCGTCGGTCTCGGCCTCTTCATCGCCAAGGCCATCGTCGAGGCCCACGGCGGCGAGATCGGGGTCAGGAGCGAGCCCGGGCGCGGCAGCGCCTTCTGGTTCACCCTCCCGCTCGGGATGGATCGAGCGCTCGCGGCCGCGGGCGATCCGGCATCGGATAAAGCGCTCAAGTAG